The proteins below come from a single Candidatus Omnitrophota bacterium genomic window:
- a CDS encoding aldo/keto reductase: MSQRIEEKLTRREALQAGALLSAGLAAPGLFASNASAKSKAMPTKMLGKTAERISILTLGTGHFRASLGLDAKKAGAIVERAIELGVTSIDTAPNYSEAEDFLGEVLPPHRDKIFLATKTEAATYDGCWEQLRTCLKRMKTDRLDLVYLHNWGEKDRFPDVKSALGKQGALGALREAQRLGVVRFIGASGHLYPSRFMAVLDKEEIDVVMCLANFVAKHIYNFEEKVFEYARLKDVGIIAMKVLGGAADWSQGAARIPQEHYQAAIRYALNIPGVASLNIGFRKVEELEQAVKTIVNAKPLKAKEIVAIEELGKRLAPAWGAAWGEPVA, from the coding sequence ATGAGCCAACGAATCGAGGAAAAACTGACCCGGCGCGAGGCACTGCAGGCTGGCGCTTTGCTATCGGCGGGACTCGCGGCGCCCGGCTTATTCGCTTCAAACGCCTCCGCGAAAAGCAAGGCGATGCCTACGAAAATGCTGGGTAAGACGGCGGAGAGGATATCCATCCTCACCTTGGGTACGGGACATTTCCGCGCCTCGTTGGGATTGGACGCCAAGAAGGCGGGCGCGATCGTCGAACGCGCCATCGAACTCGGCGTTACGTCGATCGATACGGCGCCTAACTACTCCGAAGCGGAAGATTTTCTCGGCGAAGTCCTGCCGCCGCATCGGGACAAAATTTTTCTCGCTACCAAAACCGAAGCGGCTACCTACGACGGCTGCTGGGAACAACTGCGAACGTGCCTGAAGCGCATGAAAACCGATCGCCTCGATCTCGTCTACTTGCATAATTGGGGCGAAAAGGATCGCTTTCCCGACGTTAAGTCAGCGTTGGGCAAACAAGGGGCGTTGGGAGCGCTGCGCGAAGCGCAGCGGTTGGGCGTGGTGCGCTTCATCGGCGCATCCGGGCATCTTTACCCTTCCCGCTTTATGGCCGTCTTGGACAAGGAAGAGATTGACGTCGTAATGTGCCTGGCCAATTTCGTCGCCAAACATATTTACAATTTCGAAGAGAAGGTATTCGAATACGCTCGTCTGAAAGATGTCGGCATTATCGCCATGAAAGTGCTGGGAGGCGCCGCCGATTGGTCCCAGGGAGCGGCCCGCATTCCCCAAGAGCATTACCAGGCGGCCATTCGCTATGCGCTGAATATCCCCGGCGTTGCATCGCTCAACATCGGCTTCCGCAAAGTGGAGGAGCTGGAACAGGCGGTAAAAACGATTGTGAACGCCAAGCCGTTAAAAGCCAAGGAAATCGTCGCCATCGAGGAATTGGGAAAGCGGCTAGCCCCAGCTTGGGGCGCGGCTTGGGGCGAACCGGTTGCGTAA